CTGAGTTCCCCGGCGACGCTTCAACCCCGAACGATTCGGAAATTCGTCTCTCCGCCGACGGCCATCCGTCATATGCGGCTACCCAACGTCTGGTCGGTACGGCGGCAGTGCGGCGTCCCCTGGATGATCTCCAGCGGATTGACCGGGCGGCGCTCTTCCATACGCAGTGGCTGCTCCGCACCGGCGTCGGCAATCTAGCGCTGTTGCCGGGCGTCGTCTCACTGCTCAAAAAAACCGAAATCGTGGCGGCTGGCGGTTATCGGACCGGCTACGCCGCCGACACACTCGACCTTTTGCTGACAGCCTACGCTGTCCGCAAGCGTGAAGAAACGCGGCGCGTGCTGTTTGTCCCGGAAATCCTCGCCTGCATTCCACCCCTGAACTCACTGGATGAAGCGATGGCGACACGGGCAACCGCTGCACGGGAAGCCTTCGGCGTCATTGTCCGCCACTTGGGTCTTACCTTCGGTGGGCAAGGTGACTGGCGCGCGCGCTTGGCGTTGCCTGTGTTGATTGTGGCATCCATCTTTGCACCGATCTGGGAGCTGTTCGCCGTCGTGCTGGTAGACTTGACGGCGATGGCGGGCGGACTGACGTTTGATGAACTCGTCGCACTGTTGACGCTGTTTGTCGCCGTCGGTCTGTCTGACGGCTTGGGCGCGCTGCTATGCGACGAAGCCTCTAACCGCCGCCGTCGTTCAACCGAGGACATCCTGCGACTAGGGCTGAGCGCCGTCAAATACGCGCTGGGGTTCCGGTGGATGATGGGGCTGGCGCAGATGCGGGGCATGCTGGCGTACATTTCAGGACGCTGAATCCGTGAAACG
Above is a genomic segment from Chloracidobacterium sp. containing:
- a CDS encoding glycosyltransferase → MIFDVLPASSTRTLSALPVTAPTLAGRVLAVVLAAWWLLPFFAFFVVASPGGLTFEFQQGLRGGATALALAVIAAVLLRLASMSGSLLEIRRRRRRRAIEMEWTLPNSERIRPISIIVWVRGGRERAVEIIDRLLALDYPRFEVIVVNDGASDGTHACLQEAFLLHPVSRIIQRSIPMQTEPTLYASAKHAELTVVAKPATGREDSLNCGLNLSRYPLVCALDTQVTLNPDALIELARGFIEDVTQTVAVSCLAEFPGDASTPNDSEIRLSADGHPSYAATQRLVGTAAVRRPLDDLQRIDRAALFHTQWLLRTGVGNLALLPGVVSLLKKTEIVAAGGYRTGYAADTLDLLLTAYAVRKREETRRVLFVPEILACIPPLNSLDEAMATRATAAREAFGVIVRHLGLTFGGQGDWRARLALPVLIVASIFAPIWELFAVVLVDLTAMAGGLTFDELVALLTLFVAVGLSDGLGALLCDEASNRRRRSTEDILRLGLSAVKYALGFRWMMGLAQMRGMLAYISGR